The genomic window AGCAATAATTTTGGCCGCAGGCCGGGGATCAAGGCTTCTAAGCCTAACAGATGACCGACCAAAATGCCTGGTCGAGCTGTATGGCAAGCCGCTTCTTGACTGGCAGATTAAGGCTTTAAGAGACGCAGGCATACAAGATATTACTGTGGTCCGGGGATATCTCAAAGATAAGATCACAGGTGAGTTTGAAACTCTGGAAAACCCCAGATGGTTTAAGACCAATATTAAGAAAGTGGGGACAGGTTGATTA from Desulfonatronovibrio magnus includes these protein-coding regions:
- a CDS encoding NTP transferase domain-containing protein, with the translated sequence MKAIILAAGRGSRLLSLTDDRPKCLVELYGKPLLDWQIKALRDAGIQDITVVRGYLKDKITGEFETLENPRWFKTNIKKVGTG